Proteins encoded by one window of Bacillus sp. 2205SS5-2:
- a CDS encoding ABC transporter ATP-binding protein, producing the protein MDYVIEMLNIRKEFPGIVANNNITLQLKKGEIHALLGENGAGKSTLMNVLFGLYQPEKGEIRVKGKPANITNPNIANELGIGMVHQHFMLVDTFTVTENIILGSEPKKFATVDIKKAEDEVREISERYGLKVDPSSKISDISVGMQQRVEILKTLYRGAEIIIFDEPTAVLTPQEIKELIQIMKTLIQEGKSIILITHKLKEIMEVCDRVTVIRKGEGIGTVNVSETDPNALASLMVGRDVTFTTEKIPSVPKHDVLQIEGLSVKDSRGIPSVKNLNLQVRAGEIVGIAGVDGNGQSELIQAITGLTKSDAGSIKLNGKNIANAKPRKITEAGIAHIPQDRHKHGLVLDFPVGENMVLQSYYQKPFSKSGVLNYKEIYDQARSLIKEFDVRTPSEFTPARALSGGNQQKAIIGREVDRNPDLLIAAQPTRGLDVGAIEFIHKRLIEQRDQGKAVLLVSFELDEIINVSDRIAVIYEGEIVAVVDPKETTEQQLGLLMAGESKEKVGVQSV; encoded by the coding sequence ATGGACTATGTTATCGAAATGTTAAATATCCGCAAAGAGTTTCCAGGAATAGTTGCGAATAATAATATAACTCTGCAACTGAAAAAAGGCGAAATTCATGCCTTATTAGGTGAAAATGGCGCAGGTAAATCGACCCTTATGAATGTTCTCTTCGGTTTATATCAACCTGAAAAAGGTGAAATTCGAGTCAAGGGAAAGCCGGCGAATATCACAAATCCAAATATTGCGAATGAACTTGGAATTGGTATGGTTCATCAACATTTCATGTTAGTTGACACGTTTACCGTTACAGAGAATATCATTCTGGGAAGTGAACCGAAAAAATTTGCTACGGTTGACATCAAAAAGGCTGAAGACGAAGTGAGAGAGATCTCAGAACGATACGGATTAAAAGTAGATCCATCTTCTAAAATTTCCGATATTTCAGTCGGAATGCAACAACGTGTGGAGATATTAAAAACCTTGTATCGTGGGGCCGAAATCATTATTTTTGATGAGCCAACAGCTGTACTGACTCCTCAAGAGATTAAAGAATTGATCCAAATAATGAAAACGCTTATTCAAGAAGGAAAATCAATTATTTTGATCACCCACAAATTAAAAGAAATTATGGAAGTGTGCGATAGAGTAACTGTTATTCGTAAGGGAGAAGGGATTGGGACTGTCAATGTTTCTGAAACGGACCCTAACGCTCTTGCAAGCTTAATGGTTGGTCGTGACGTAACGTTTACTACTGAAAAAATTCCTTCTGTTCCAAAGCATGATGTGCTTCAAATTGAAGGGTTATCAGTTAAAGATTCTCGAGGAATTCCATCTGTTAAAAATTTGAATTTACAGGTGCGTGCTGGTGAGATTGTTGGGATTGCTGGTGTAGATGGTAACGGTCAAAGCGAACTCATTCAGGCAATTACTGGACTTACGAAAAGTGATGCCGGTAGTATAAAACTAAATGGAAAAAATATTGCCAATGCAAAGCCGCGGAAAATTACCGAAGCAGGAATTGCTCATATCCCGCAAGATCGCCACAAACATGGTCTTGTGCTCGACTTCCCAGTAGGTGAAAATATGGTACTACAATCTTATTATCAAAAACCATTTTCTAAATCGGGTGTTTTAAATTACAAAGAGATTTACGATCAGGCGAGAAGTCTTATTAAAGAATTTGATGTGAGAACACCTAGTGAGTTTACGCCAGCTCGTGCCCTCTCAGGTGGAAATCAGCAAAAAGCGATCATCGGTCGTGAAGTGGACCGTAATCCAGATTTATTAATTGCTGCGCAACCTACTCGTGGTCTTGATGTTGGAGCGATTGAATTTATTCATAAACGGTTAATTGAACAACGTGATCAAGGAAAAGCGGTTCTTCTCGTATCCTTTGAGTTAGATGAAATTATTAATGTAAGTGATCGGATTGCTGTTATATATGAAGGGGAGATCGTCGCGGTCGTAGATCCAAAAGAAACGACAGAGCAGCAACTTGGCCTATTAATGGCTGGGGAGTCAAAAGAGAAAGTAGGTGTCCAAAGTGTCTAA
- a CDS encoding BMP family lipoprotein has protein sequence MKKRKFGLALSLVLAAGTILGACGSKDDDKSTASNDNEEKKSEFSVAMVTDVGGIDDKSFNQSAWEGITAFGDENSLEKGTGGYDYLTSKNDADYSTNLNTLVRQDFDLVYGIGFLMMDAVNEIAEQRPEVKFGIVDAVVEQDNVASITFKEQEGSFLAGVAAGLATKSNKIGFIGGMEIDVIERFESGFLAGVKAVNPEAEVDVKYAGDFNKPELGQPIASSMYSSGVDVIFHAAGGTGKGLFKEAKDLKQKDPSRMIWAIGVDSDQTAEGEVDIDGEQKNVILTSSLKRVDLAVQDVAKKAMSDEFPGGEVISYGLVEDGVGLAPLNEEVENKEDILTAVDEWKEKIKNGDITVPGTRAELETFSAN, from the coding sequence GTGAAAAAACGTAAATTTGGTTTAGCTTTATCACTTGTATTAGCAGCAGGAACAATTTTAGGTGCTTGTGGATCTAAAGATGATGACAAAAGCACAGCTTCCAATGATAATGAAGAAAAGAAATCTGAGTTCTCCGTTGCCATGGTAACCGATGTAGGTGGAATCGATGATAAATCATTTAACCAATCTGCATGGGAAGGTATAACAGCATTTGGTGATGAAAATTCATTGGAAAAAGGTACTGGTGGTTACGACTACCTTACATCAAAAAATGATGCTGATTATTCAACAAACTTAAATACATTAGTACGACAAGATTTTGATTTAGTTTACGGAATTGGGTTCCTAATGATGGACGCTGTCAATGAAATTGCAGAACAACGTCCTGAAGTGAAATTTGGTATCGTGGATGCTGTAGTAGAGCAAGATAACGTAGCTAGTATTACGTTTAAAGAGCAAGAAGGTTCATTCCTTGCAGGAGTTGCGGCAGGACTAGCGACAAAATCTAATAAAATTGGTTTTATCGGTGGAATGGAAATCGACGTTATTGAGCGTTTTGAATCAGGATTCCTTGCAGGAGTTAAAGCGGTTAATCCAGAAGCTGAAGTTGATGTGAAGTATGCAGGAGATTTCAATAAGCCTGAGCTTGGACAACCAATTGCTTCATCTATGTATTCTTCTGGGGTAGATGTAATCTTCCATGCAGCAGGTGGTACTGGTAAAGGATTATTCAAAGAAGCTAAAGACTTAAAACAAAAAGATCCATCTCGTATGATTTGGGCTATCGGTGTTGACTCAGATCAAACTGCTGAAGGTGAAGTAGATATCGATGGAGAGCAAAAGAACGTCATCTTAACATCATCTTTAAAACGTGTTGACTTAGCGGTTCAAGACGTAGCGAAGAAGGCTATGAGCGATGAATTCCCAGGTGGAGAAGTTATCTCTTATGGATTAGTTGAAGATGGAGTAGGACTTGCTCCTCTTAACGAAGAAGTAGAAAACAAAGAAGATATTCTTACAGCTGTTGATGAGTGGAAAGAAAAAATCAAGAACGGTGATATCACAGTACCGGGTACTCGTGCTGAATTAGAAACGTTCTCAGCAAACTAA
- a CDS encoding ABC transporter permease encodes MSKRFVNIIVPLIAVVLGVLVGTLIMVISGYNPFDAFAALWQGAFGEVYYVGETVRLVTPLILAGLSVAFAFRTGLFNIGVEGQLIVGWLAAVWVGTAVDLPKLIHLPLAVLAAALAGALWGFIPGLLKARFRVHEVIVTIMMNYIALHIANNIIKNVLTDHGDRTDKVLATASLRSEWLESLTDFSRLHWGIVIALICVFMMWFVLEKTTIGYELRSVGFNQHASNYAGMNVNKNIILSMVISGAFAGLAGAMEGLGTFEYASIKGGFTGTGFDGIAVALLGANGPIGIILAAILFGSLKQGALNMPLQAGVPNELVDIIIALIIFFVASSYMIRWFIERINKKEVK; translated from the coding sequence GTGTCTAAACGGTTCGTCAATATCATCGTTCCGCTGATCGCCGTAGTATTGGGTGTACTGGTAGGAACATTAATTATGGTCATTTCAGGTTATAATCCATTTGATGCTTTTGCGGCTTTGTGGCAGGGAGCATTCGGTGAAGTCTATTATGTAGGGGAAACTGTTCGTCTAGTAACACCTCTGATTTTAGCAGGATTATCCGTAGCGTTTGCATTCCGAACTGGTTTATTCAATATCGGGGTAGAAGGACAGCTAATCGTAGGTTGGCTTGCTGCCGTTTGGGTAGGGACTGCCGTTGATTTACCAAAATTAATTCATCTTCCTTTAGCTGTATTAGCTGCTGCACTAGCTGGAGCACTTTGGGGATTTATTCCCGGGTTGTTAAAGGCAAGATTTCGTGTTCATGAAGTTATCGTTACAATTATGATGAATTATATCGCTCTTCATATCGCTAATAACATCATCAAGAATGTGTTGACTGATCATGGTGATCGTACCGATAAAGTACTAGCAACAGCCTCTTTACGATCAGAGTGGCTCGAGTCCCTTACTGATTTTTCTCGTTTACATTGGGGAATTGTTATTGCATTAATTTGCGTGTTTATGATGTGGTTTGTTTTAGAAAAAACAACAATAGGTTATGAGTTACGTTCTGTAGGATTTAACCAACACGCTTCTAATTACGCAGGAATGAATGTGAACAAAAACATAATCCTTTCAATGGTCATCTCAGGTGCATTCGCCGGTCTTGCAGGAGCGATGGAAGGTCTAGGTACATTTGAGTATGCATCCATTAAAGGTGGGTTCACAGGAACAGGTTTTGACGGGATCGCCGTAGCTTTACTAGGTGCCAATGGTCCTATTGGAATTATTTTAGCGGCCATCTTATTTGGAAGTTTGAAACAAGGAGCGCTAAACATGCCGTTGCAAGCAGGTGTTCCGAATGAATTGGTTGATATTATTATCGCTCTTATTATATTCTTTGTTGCTTCAAGCTATATGATTCGTTGGTTTATTGAACGTATTAATAAAAAGGAGGTGAAATAA